GATGTTATGGCACGATCTCGCTACGCTTCATCCCATGCGCTTGCTACGGTAGCGCGCACAGATGGAGACGCTGATGAACACACGCGATGCCGCAACGCACGGCAATCCCTCATTCACCTGGGCAGGAGATCACGCCGACACCGGCTCGCTGTCGCTGCGCGACTGGCTCGCGCATCTCGGGAAAACCGGCCGGGTCGCGACGATCGACAAGCCGGTCGCGCTCGAGCACGAACTCGCCGCCATTGCAAAGCGCCTCGACGGCGAACAAGCTGCGTTTTTCGCGCAGCCGCACGGACATGGGATTCCCGTTGTGAGCGGCTTCATGTCGAAGCGCGCGTGGATCGCCGAAGCGATGGGCGTCGATCAATCGGCGTTGCTCGCGCGTTTTTCCGCTGCGGCCGCGGCGCCGCTCGCATCGAAACTGATTCAACGTGAAGACGCGCCCTGTCAGCAGGTGGTGCACACGAGCGGCATCGATCTCCACGCGCTGCTGCCCATTCCCACGCACAGCGAACACGACAACGGCCCGTACATCACCGCCGGTCTCGTGATCGCGCGCAATCCGCGCACCGGTGTGCAGAACGTCTCGATCAACCGCATTCAGGTGCACGGCCCCGATCGCATGGCGATCCTGCTGCTGCCGCGTCATCTCTACGCGTTCCAGCGCGACGCGGAAGCCGCGGGCGATGCGCTCGACGTCGCCATCGCGATCGGCGTCGATCCCCTGACGATGCTCGCGTCGCAAGCGATCACGCCGATCGATCACGACGAACTCGAAATCGCGGGCGCGCTGCACGGTGCGCCGCTGCCTGTCGCGCGGTGCGTGACGAACGGCGTGCACGTGCCGGCGTTCGCGGAGATCGTCATCGAAGGGCGCATTCTGCCGAACGTGCGCGAGCCGGAAGGTCCGTTCGGCGAATTTCCGAAGTACTACAGCGCGAAGGAAGCACGGGAAGTCATCGAAGTGACGGCCGTCACGCATCGGCGCGATCCGATCTTTCATACGATCGTGCCCGCCGAAATGGAGCATCTGCTGCTCGGCGCGATTCCGCGCGAAGCCACGTTGCTCGCGCATCTTCAGCGCAGCCATCCCGCCGTGAAGGACGTGCATCTGTCGGTGGGCGGCGTGTGCCGCTATCACCTGTGGGTGCAATTCGACAAGAAGCGCGAAGGCGAAGCGAAGAACGTCATTCTGTGCGCGTTCGGCGCGCATTACGACATCAAGCAGGTCGTCGTCGTCGATACCGATGTGAACGTGCACGATCCCGCCGAAATCGAATGGGCCATCGCGACGCGCTTCCAGGCAGACCGCGATCTCGTCGTGATAGCAGGCGCGCAAGGCTCGCCGCTCGATCCGTCGACGACGGTCGGTCAGCCCGACGATGCGCCGTCGCATCTGCAAGGCGTCAGCGCGAAGATGGGTCTCGATGCGACGCGCCCCGTCGTCTACCCCGCGCATGTGTTCACCCGCGTGCGCATACCGGGGCAGGACACGGTCGATCTGCAAGCACTCGTCGCCGCCGACAACAGCGCGTTCGACGCCTATCTGTCACGCGATCATGGCTGAACGAAAGAAACGCATCGTCGTCGGCATTTCGGGCGCAAGCGGCGCGGTGATCGGCGTGCGCTTGCTCGCCGCCCTGCGCCGGCTCGGCACGCACGAGACGCATCTCATCGTGTCGTCGTCGGGCGCGGTGACGGCCGCCCAGGAACTCGGCCTCGCGCGCGGTGATCTCGAAGCCGCTGCCGATGTCGTGCACAACGTGCGTGATATCGGCGCGGCCGTGGCGAGCGGATCGTTTCTGACCGAAGGCATGGTGATCGCGCCATGCTCGATGAAAACGCTCGCGGGCGTCGCGAACGGCTTCGCGGACAACCTGCTGACGCGCGCCGCCGATGTGATGCTCAAGGAGCGCCGCCGCCTCGTGCTGGTCGCGCGCGAAACCCCGCTCAATCTCGCGCATCTGCGCAACATGACGCTCGCCACGCAAATGGGCGCGATCGTGATGCCGCCGGTGCCCGCGTTCTACGCGCATCCGCAGACTATCGACGACGTGGTCGACCACACTGTCGGGCGCATTCTCGATCTGTTCGAGATCGAGCACGACGAGATTGCGCGCCGCTGGAGCGGTCTAGCCGATGAATTCGGCGGCCGCGCCGCACGTGAGGAGTAAGGTCATGAATCAGCGCGAAACCGCATTCGCCGATATGGACGCGCGCGCCGGCAACGAGGTGCGCGAAGCGAGCGCACCGCAGCGTCACATCGGACGCTCGATAGAGCGCCTCGAAGACCCGGCGATCCTGACTGGCCGTGGCCGCTATGGCGACGACATCGCTGTCAAGCCGGGCACGCTGCACGCCGCGATTCTGCGTTCGCCGCACGCGCACGCGGACATCCTGTCGATCGATACGC
The nucleotide sequence above comes from Paraburkholderia youngii. Encoded proteins:
- a CDS encoding UbiX family flavin prenyltransferase translates to MAERKKRIVVGISGASGAVIGVRLLAALRRLGTHETHLIVSSSGAVTAAQELGLARGDLEAAADVVHNVRDIGAAVASGSFLTEGMVIAPCSMKTLAGVANGFADNLLTRAADVMLKERRRLVLVARETPLNLAHLRNMTLATQMGAIVMPPVPAFYAHPQTIDDVVDHTVGRILDLFEIEHDEIARRWSGLADEFGGRAAREE
- a CDS encoding UbiD family decarboxylase; the encoded protein is MNTRDAATHGNPSFTWAGDHADTGSLSLRDWLAHLGKTGRVATIDKPVALEHELAAIAKRLDGEQAAFFAQPHGHGIPVVSGFMSKRAWIAEAMGVDQSALLARFSAAAAAPLASKLIQREDAPCQQVVHTSGIDLHALLPIPTHSEHDNGPYITAGLVIARNPRTGVQNVSINRIQVHGPDRMAILLLPRHLYAFQRDAEAAGDALDVAIAIGVDPLTMLASQAITPIDHDELEIAGALHGAPLPVARCVTNGVHVPAFAEIVIEGRILPNVREPEGPFGEFPKYYSAKEAREVIEVTAVTHRRDPIFHTIVPAEMEHLLLGAIPREATLLAHLQRSHPAVKDVHLSVGGVCRYHLWVQFDKKREGEAKNVILCAFGAHYDIKQVVVVDTDVNVHDPAEIEWAIATRFQADRDLVVIAGAQGSPLDPSTTVGQPDDAPSHLQGVSAKMGLDATRPVVYPAHVFTRVRIPGQDTVDLQALVAADNSAFDAYLSRDHG